The following coding sequences lie in one Oryctolagus cuniculus chromosome 7, mOryCun1.1, whole genome shotgun sequence genomic window:
- the MKNK1 gene encoding MAP kinase-interacting serine/threonine-protein kinase 1 isoform X2: MGSSEPLSVADSEKRKKKKRRARAADSLPGRFEDVYKLTSELLGEGAYAKVQGAVSLQSGKEYAVKIIEKQAGHSRNRVFREVETLYQCQGNKNILELIEFFEDDTRFYLVFEKLQGGSILAHIQKRKHFNEREASRVVRDVAAALDFLHTKGIAHRDLKPENILCESPEKVSPVKICDFDLGSGVKLNNSCTPITTPELTTPCGSAEYMAPEVVEVFRDEATFYDKRCDLWSLGVVLYIMLSGYPPFVGHCGADCGWDRGEVCRVCQNKLFESIQEGKYEFPDKDWAHISSEAKDLISKLLVRDAKQRLSAAQVLQHPWVQGEQQHHGPDALRGGGHRP; encoded by the exons ATGGGCAGCAGTGAGCCCCTTTCAGTCGCAGACAgcgagaaaaggaagaagaagaagcgGAGAGCCCGGGCTGCCGACTCCTTGCCGGGGAGGTTTGAAG ATGTGTACAAGCTGACCTCTGAGTTGCTGGGAGAGGGAGCCTATGCCAAAGTTCAAGGCGCCGTAAGCCTGCAGAGTGGCAAAGAGTACGCTGTCAAA ATCATCGAAAAGCAAGCAGGGCACAGTCGGAACAGAGTGTTCCGGGAGGTGGAGACGCTGTATCAGTGTCAAGGAAACAA GAACATTTTGGAGCTGATTGAGTTCTTTGAAGACGACACAAGGTTTTACTTGGTCTTTGAGAAATTGCAAGGAG GCTCCATCCTCGCCCACATCCAGAAGCGGAAGCACTTCAACGAGCGAGAAGCCAGCCGAGTGGTGCGGGACGTTGCTGCTGCGCTCGACTTCCTGCATACCAAAG GCATCGCCCAccgcgatctgaagccagagaaTATTTTGTGTGAGTCTCCAGAAAAG gtGTCTCCAGTGAAAATCTGTGACTTTGACCTGGGCAGTGGGGTGAAACTGAACAACTCCTGCACCCCCATAACCACACCAGAGCTGACCACTCCA TGCGGCTCTGCAGAATACATGGCGCCCGAGGTGGTGGAGGTCTTCAGGGACGAGGCCACTTTCTACGACAAGCGCTGTGACCTGTGGAGCCTGGGCGTGGTCCTCTACATCATGCTCAGTGGCTACCCGCCCTTCGTGGGCCACTGCGGGGCCGACTGCGGCTGGGACCGGGGAGAGGTGTGCCGGGTGTGCCAG AACAAGCTGTTTGAGAGCATCCAGGAGGGCAAGTATGAGTTTCCCGACAAGGACTGGGCACACATCTCCAGCGAAGCCAAAGACCTCATCTCTAAGCTCCTGGTGCGGGACGCCAAGCAGAGACTCAGCGCTGCCCAAGTTCTGCAGcacccgtgggtgcagggg
- the MOB3C gene encoding MOB kinase activator 3C, translating into MALCLKQVFAKDKTFRPRKRFEPGTQRFELYKKAQASLKSGLDLRSVVRLPPGENIDDWIAVHVVDFFNRINLIYGTMAERCSETSCPVMAGGPRYEYRWQDERQYRRPAKLSAPRYMALLMDWIEGLINDEDVFPTRVGVPFPKNFQQVCTKILTRLFRVFVHVYIHHFDSILSMGAEAHVNTCYKHFYYFIREFSLVDQRELEPLREMTERICH; encoded by the exons ATGGCGCTGTGCCTGAAACAAGTGTTTGCCAAGGACAAGACATTCCGGCCGCGGAAGCGCTTTGAGCCCGGCACCCAGCGCTTTGAGCTGTACAAAAAGGCGCAGGCATCACTCAAGTCCGGCCTGGACCTGCGCAGCGTGGTGAGGCTGCCTCCCGGCGAGAACATCGACGACTGGATCGCCGTGCACGTGGTGGACTTCTTTAACCGCATCAACCTCATCTACGGCACCATGGCCGAGCGCTGTAGCGAGACCAGCTGCCCGGTCATGGCCGGCGGGCCCCGCTACGAGTACCGCTGGCAGGACGAGCGCCAGTACCGGCGGCCGGCCAAGCTCTCGGCGCCGCGCTACATGGCCTTGCTCATGGACTGGATCGAGGGCCTCATCAACGACGAGGACGTCTTTCCCACGCGTGTCG GAGTTCCCTTCCCCAAGAACTTCCAACAGGTCTGCACCAAGATCCTGACCCGCCTCTTTCGCGTCTTTGTCCACGTCTACATCCACCACTTCGACAGCATCCTCAGCATGGGGGCGGAGGCCCACGTCAACACCTGCTACAAGCACTTCTACTACTTCATCCGCGAGTTCAGCCTGGTGGACCAGCGGGAGCTGGAGCCGCTG AGGGAGATGACAGAGAGGATCTGCCACTGA
- the MKNK1 gene encoding MAP kinase-interacting serine/threonine-protein kinase 1 isoform X3: MGSSEPLSVADSEKRKKKKRRARAADSLPGRFEDVYKLTSELLGEGAYAKVQGAVSLQSGKEYAVKIIEKQAGHSRNRVFREVETLYQCQGNKNILELIEFFEDDTRFYLVFEKLQGGSILAHIQKRKHFNEREASRVVRDVAAALDFLHTKGIAHRDLKPENILCESPEKVSPVKICDFDLGSGVKLNNSCTPITTPELTTPCGSAEYMAPEVVEVFRDEATFYDKRCDLWSLGVVLYIMLSGYPPFVGHCGADCGWDRGEVCRVCQNKLFESIQEGKYEFPDKDWAHISSEAKDLISKLLVRDAKQRLSAAQVLQHPWVQGQAPERGLPTPQVLQRT; the protein is encoded by the exons ATGGGCAGCAGTGAGCCCCTTTCAGTCGCAGACAgcgagaaaaggaagaagaagaagcgGAGAGCCCGGGCTGCCGACTCCTTGCCGGGGAGGTTTGAAG ATGTGTACAAGCTGACCTCTGAGTTGCTGGGAGAGGGAGCCTATGCCAAAGTTCAAGGCGCCGTAAGCCTGCAGAGTGGCAAAGAGTACGCTGTCAAA ATCATCGAAAAGCAAGCAGGGCACAGTCGGAACAGAGTGTTCCGGGAGGTGGAGACGCTGTATCAGTGTCAAGGAAACAA GAACATTTTGGAGCTGATTGAGTTCTTTGAAGACGACACAAGGTTTTACTTGGTCTTTGAGAAATTGCAAGGAG GCTCCATCCTCGCCCACATCCAGAAGCGGAAGCACTTCAACGAGCGAGAAGCCAGCCGAGTGGTGCGGGACGTTGCTGCTGCGCTCGACTTCCTGCATACCAAAG GCATCGCCCAccgcgatctgaagccagagaaTATTTTGTGTGAGTCTCCAGAAAAG gtGTCTCCAGTGAAAATCTGTGACTTTGACCTGGGCAGTGGGGTGAAACTGAACAACTCCTGCACCCCCATAACCACACCAGAGCTGACCACTCCA TGCGGCTCTGCAGAATACATGGCGCCCGAGGTGGTGGAGGTCTTCAGGGACGAGGCCACTTTCTACGACAAGCGCTGTGACCTGTGGAGCCTGGGCGTGGTCCTCTACATCATGCTCAGTGGCTACCCGCCCTTCGTGGGCCACTGCGGGGCCGACTGCGGCTGGGACCGGGGAGAGGTGTGCCGGGTGTGCCAG AACAAGCTGTTTGAGAGCATCCAGGAGGGCAAGTATGAGTTTCCCGACAAGGACTGGGCACACATCTCCAGCGAAGCCAAAGACCTCATCTCTAAGCTCCTGGTGCGGGACGCCAAGCAGAGACTCAGCGCTGCCCAAGTTCTGCAGcacccgtgggtgcagggg